In Streptomyces hawaiiensis, one genomic interval encodes:
- a CDS encoding LysR family substrate-binding domain-containing protein yields MTGSDETPSFRLAYVPGVMPDKWVRIWNERQPGVPLILTQVPAGAAAERLRGGEADAGLVRMPVDRTVFSAISLYTEQTVVVVPKDHLVTAVDEVAPEDLADDIVLHPLDDVLDWRSLPGRPALERPATTADAVELVAAGIGVLVVPLSLARLHHRKDLTHRPLKDAPESSVALAWPEDAKTDQVEDFIGIVRGRTANSTRGRQQPPAQDKPQRDDRRKPQPARSPGANRRGSSGGTSKGGKRGKPRRRS; encoded by the coding sequence GTGACAGGCTCGGATGAAACCCCCTCGTTCCGGCTCGCCTACGTCCCCGGGGTGATGCCCGACAAGTGGGTGCGCATCTGGAACGAGCGGCAGCCCGGCGTCCCGCTGATCCTCACCCAGGTGCCCGCCGGAGCCGCGGCCGAACGGCTGCGCGGCGGGGAGGCCGACGCGGGTCTCGTACGGATGCCCGTCGACCGGACGGTCTTCAGCGCCATCTCCCTCTACACCGAGCAGACGGTCGTCGTCGTGCCCAAGGACCACCTGGTCACGGCCGTCGACGAGGTGGCGCCGGAAGACCTGGCCGACGACATCGTGCTGCATCCCCTCGACGACGTCCTCGACTGGCGGAGCCTCCCCGGGCGGCCCGCCCTCGAACGGCCCGCCACCACCGCCGACGCCGTCGAACTGGTCGCGGCGGGCATCGGCGTCCTCGTCGTCCCGCTGTCGCTCGCCCGCCTCCACCACCGCAAGGACCTGACCCACCGGCCCCTCAAGGACGCCCCCGAGTCGAGCGTGGCCCTGGCCTGGCCCGAGGACGCGAAGACGGACCAGGTCGAGGACTTCATCGGCATCGTCCGCGGCCGCACGGCCAACAGCACCCGGGGCCGCCAGCAGCCTCCCGCGCAGGACAAGCCCCAGCGCGACGATCGCCGCAAGCCGCAGCCCGCCAGGTCGCCGGGCGCGAACCGGCGCGGATCCTCCGGCGGTACCTCGAAGGGCGGCAAGCGGGGCAAGCCCCGCCGCCGCTCCTGA
- a CDS encoding sugar ABC transporter substrate-binding protein, protein MRDRRRSIDMRLRRVHRLAAVLAVSGLMFGTAACDAGSGSAGSGDPNTLEVWTRSNPDSAATYDRVFAAFTKKTGIKIDYQPVINFDQQLQSRASTKDLPDVMINDTALMGSYQSQGLLKPIDPASITGGDQITDKSWSSTVGIDRKHYGVPYSRQAQTLMIRTDWLKKLGLKAPTTWQEMLSVAKAFATKDPDGDGKADTYGMVVPGSAQNGYAAWWGASFLWQGGAKIIESAGQGKYAAAMDSAAAVDTVTWMKDNLFCGRKGVVQPGALTAVTSTATNFQDGNAGMYMTGPYNMTTFDGTLGKDTYEVVPAPAGPAGGDVLADGENVYLGAKTGKDKQELALAAFLVSPEGQKIAMTSVDGHQPVVRIPVNSTLDAAKVTKDARWSVVQKAYEDASEQFPNAPDFAPIKQDTADALNSIFTYCGGDVRSQLKALNDTLAGDLKDQDLLK, encoded by the coding sequence ATGCGGGATCGCCGACGCAGCATCGATATGCGGCTCCGCCGCGTGCACCGCCTGGCTGCCGTGCTCGCCGTCTCGGGGCTCATGTTCGGAACGGCCGCCTGCGACGCCGGTTCCGGCAGCGCCGGCAGCGGTGACCCGAACACACTGGAGGTCTGGACCCGGAGCAATCCGGACTCGGCCGCCACCTACGACCGGGTCTTCGCCGCCTTCACCAAGAAGACCGGCATCAAGATCGACTACCAGCCGGTCATCAACTTCGACCAGCAGCTCCAGAGCCGGGCGTCCACCAAGGACCTGCCGGACGTCATGATCAACGACACGGCGCTGATGGGCAGCTACCAGAGCCAGGGCCTGCTCAAGCCGATCGACCCCGCGTCGATCACCGGCGGCGACCAGATCACCGACAAGTCCTGGTCGTCCACGGTGGGCATCGACAGGAAGCACTACGGCGTTCCCTATTCCCGGCAGGCCCAGACCCTGATGATCCGCACGGACTGGCTGAAGAAGCTCGGCCTGAAGGCGCCGACGACCTGGCAGGAGATGCTCTCCGTCGCCAAGGCCTTCGCCACGAAGGACCCCGACGGCGACGGCAAGGCCGACACCTACGGCATGGTCGTGCCGGGCAGCGCGCAGAACGGTTACGCGGCCTGGTGGGGCGCGAGCTTCCTGTGGCAGGGCGGCGCGAAGATCATCGAGTCGGCCGGCCAGGGCAAGTACGCCGCCGCCATGGACTCGGCCGCCGCGGTCGACACCGTGACCTGGATGAAGGACAACCTCTTCTGCGGCAGGAAGGGTGTCGTCCAGCCCGGCGCGCTCACCGCCGTGACGTCGACGGCCACCAACTTCCAGGACGGCAACGCCGGGATGTACATGACCGGTCCGTACAACATGACCACCTTCGACGGCACGCTCGGCAAGGACACGTACGAGGTCGTCCCGGCTCCCGCGGGCCCGGCCGGCGGCGATGTGCTGGCCGACGGCGAGAACGTCTACCTCGGCGCCAAGACCGGCAAGGACAAGCAGGAGCTGGCGCTGGCCGCGTTCCTGGTCTCGCCCGAGGGCCAGAAGATCGCCATGACCAGTGTCGACGGTCACCAGCCCGTCGTCCGCATCCCCGTGAACTCCACGCTGGACGCGGCGAAGGTCACGAAGGACGCCCGCTGGAGTGTCGTACAGAAGGCCTACGAGGACGCCTCCGAGCAGTTCCCCAACGCGCCGGACTTCGCCCCGATCAAGCAGGACACCGCCGACGCGCTCAACTCGATCTTCACGTACTGCGGCGGTGACGTCCGCTCACAGCTCAAGGCGCTCAACGACACCCTCGCCGGCGACCTCAAGGACCAGGACCTGCTGAAATGA
- a CDS encoding DUF4142 domain-containing protein, which yields MRISRSTAGTAFVGGALILTLTALAYPSMLGVQNTASGQDRIIANTQYGPLTEADRDFVVKVRAAGLWEHPLGLLVMQRGGSAAMKEAGEHLVVGHGRLDAACRRVAPELGITLPNQASPQQQQFVATVEGAQGQEFDSTATSIMRVTHGQIFSTIAKIRANTRNTLVRQLADQANSTVLDHITILEKTGLVNHEQVNLMQTSPPKMPQEMTTPPPPQPGSPVLTLKIPKDIEDLRTEAPNALLPSPSAG from the coding sequence ATGCGCATCTCGCGCAGCACGGCAGGAACCGCGTTCGTGGGCGGAGCGTTGATCCTTACGCTGACCGCGCTCGCCTACCCGAGCATGCTGGGCGTGCAGAACACGGCTTCCGGCCAGGACCGGATCATCGCCAACACCCAGTACGGGCCGCTGACCGAGGCGGACCGCGACTTCGTGGTCAAGGTGCGCGCGGCCGGGCTGTGGGAGCACCCCCTGGGGCTCCTGGTCATGCAGCGCGGCGGGTCGGCCGCGATGAAGGAGGCCGGCGAGCACCTGGTCGTCGGACACGGGCGGCTCGACGCCGCGTGCCGCAGGGTCGCCCCCGAGCTGGGCATCACGCTTCCCAACCAGGCGTCGCCGCAGCAACAGCAGTTCGTGGCGACCGTGGAGGGCGCGCAGGGGCAGGAGTTCGACTCGACCGCGACGAGCATCATGCGGGTCACCCACGGCCAGATCTTCTCTACGATCGCCAAGATCCGCGCCAACACGAGGAACACACTGGTACGTCAGCTCGCCGACCAGGCCAACTCCACCGTGCTGGACCACATCACGATCCTGGAGAAGACCGGCCTGGTCAACCACGAGCAGGTCAACCTCATGCAGACCAGCCCGCCCAAGATGCCCCAGGAGATGACCACACCGCCGCCCCCACAGCCGGGCTCGCCCGTGCTGACCCTGAAGATCCCCAAGGACATCGAGGACCTGCGCACGGAGGCTCCGAACGCACTCCTGCCGTCGCCCTCGGCGGGATAG
- a CDS encoding carbohydrate ABC transporter permease yields the protein MSAPVIDPVRPAAPDTPAGRSTKAQRTTPARFDTALGWNDGPGLAWALRVLLCLIALAVFAAPFLTIFSGAFTTNPSGSSLSFLPHGSTLSNFTVAGERGIWDYLGNSLVIAGGGLLLQLVVCTLAAYALARHRFRGQALVMMLFMMTLMLPEEVIAIPLSLVLGDVPVVHLDLKGTVWGVILPLGAWGFSVMMLTEFMRDIPTEIEEAARLDGVGELRMLWQIILPLCKPALGVAGVLGFIMIWDQYLLPLIAAKDPTDYTVTVALSILRTDPEVGSGVVLAGAVIALIPSLIVYLLLQRSLVTGIAAGATKG from the coding sequence ATGAGCGCCCCCGTCATCGACCCCGTCCGGCCGGCGGCCCCTGACACCCCGGCCGGACGGAGCACCAAGGCGCAGCGGACCACCCCGGCCCGCTTCGACACCGCCCTCGGCTGGAACGACGGACCCGGTCTCGCCTGGGCCCTGCGCGTCCTGCTCTGTCTGATCGCCCTCGCCGTCTTCGCGGCGCCGTTCCTGACGATCTTCTCGGGGGCCTTCACCACCAACCCCAGCGGCTCCTCACTGTCGTTCCTGCCGCACGGCAGCACGCTGTCGAACTTCACGGTGGCGGGCGAGCGCGGCATCTGGGACTACCTCGGCAACTCGCTGGTCATCGCGGGCGGCGGGCTGCTGCTCCAGCTCGTGGTGTGCACGCTCGCCGCGTACGCGCTGGCCCGGCACCGGTTCCGCGGCCAGGCGCTGGTCATGATGCTGTTCATGATGACGCTGATGCTGCCGGAGGAGGTCATCGCGATCCCTCTGTCGCTGGTCCTCGGTGACGTGCCGGTGGTCCACCTGGATCTCAAGGGCACGGTCTGGGGCGTCATCCTGCCGCTGGGCGCCTGGGGCTTCTCGGTGATGATGCTGACCGAGTTCATGCGGGACATCCCCACCGAGATCGAGGAGGCGGCCCGCCTCGACGGCGTCGGCGAACTGCGGATGCTGTGGCAGATCATCCTGCCGCTGTGCAAGCCCGCGCTCGGCGTGGCCGGGGTGCTTGGCTTCATCATGATCTGGGACCAGTACCTGCTGCCCCTGATCGCCGCCAAGGATCCCACCGACTACACGGTCACCGTCGCCCTGTCCATCCTGCGCACCGACCCCGAGGTCGGCTCCGGGGTGGTGCTGGCCGGTGCGGTCATCGCTCTCATCCCCAGCCTGATCGTCTATCTG
- a CDS encoding carbohydrate ABC transporter permease, producing the protein MTATVPAPAARRSPGKRAFSKKAVVPWLFLAPGLLLALVFKFWPMVKGIRLSFFDVRPFLGDQWIGLDNYTRVLTDHRFQDAIGHTLILGIGQAVGAILLGFALALLLEGQARSLRILRTAVFLPAVTATAVVGELWRLMYYPTSDGLLNSGLHLLGLGPVPFLDNPDIALYSTMAMGIWIWAPYNMVIFLAGLAGVDRSLYEAAAMDGVSLWQRLRYVTLPAIRPALMIVLTLATIRGLRVFTEVYVLTGGGPAGSTDVWMTRAYTLGFTRNDIGGASAASVVLLCVTLLLTVMVNHLRKRGGAR; encoded by the coding sequence ATGACCGCTACCGTCCCCGCCCCCGCGGCACGCAGAAGCCCCGGCAAAAGGGCCTTCAGCAAGAAGGCCGTCGTCCCCTGGCTCTTCCTGGCTCCGGGCCTGCTGCTCGCCCTCGTCTTCAAGTTCTGGCCGATGGTCAAGGGCATCCGGCTCAGCTTCTTCGACGTGCGGCCTTTCCTCGGCGACCAGTGGATCGGCCTCGACAACTACACGAGGGTCCTGACCGACCACCGCTTCCAGGACGCCATCGGGCACACCCTGATCCTGGGCATAGGCCAGGCGGTCGGCGCGATCCTGCTCGGGTTCGCCCTCGCCCTGCTGCTCGAGGGCCAGGCCCGCTCGCTGAGGATCCTCCGTACCGCCGTCTTCCTGCCCGCCGTCACGGCCACCGCGGTCGTCGGCGAGCTGTGGCGGCTGATGTACTACCCGACCTCCGACGGCCTCCTCAACAGCGGCCTGCATCTCCTCGGCCTCGGGCCGGTCCCGTTCCTCGACAACCCGGACATCGCGCTGTACTCGACTATGGCCATGGGCATCTGGATCTGGGCCCCGTACAACATGGTGATCTTCCTCGCCGGTCTCGCGGGCGTGGACCGCTCGCTGTACGAGGCGGCGGCGATGGACGGCGTCTCGCTGTGGCAGCGGCTGCGCTACGTCACGCTTCCCGCGATCCGTCCGGCGCTCATGATCGTGCTCACGCTCGCCACGATCCGTGGACTGCGCGTGTTCACCGAGGTCTACGTCCTCACCGGCGGCGGCCCCGCCGGGTCCACCGACGTGTGGATGACCCGCGCCTACACCCTGGGTTTCACCCGCAACGACATCGGCGGCGCCTCCGCGGCTTCGGTCGTCCTGCTCTGCGTGACGCTGCTGCTCACCGTCATGGTCAACCACCTCCGCAAGAGGGGAGGAGCGCGATGA
- a CDS encoding DUF5997 family protein has translation MTSHQSTQTMKPATAAKKLGVYLEATPAEFREGVVSRAELNELQANPPQWLQDLRLNGPHPRPVVAAKLGVSIAGLARAGVTEPLTTEQIEALKQEGPEWLERERTTQAEVRKEAERIKKKNAERQA, from the coding sequence ATGACGTCGCACCAGAGCACCCAGACGATGAAGCCCGCTACCGCGGCGAAGAAGCTGGGTGTGTACCTCGAGGCCACACCCGCCGAGTTCCGGGAGGGTGTCGTCTCGCGCGCCGAGCTGAACGAGCTCCAGGCGAACCCGCCGCAGTGGCTGCAGGACTTGCGGCTCAACGGCCCGCACCCCCGGCCGGTGGTCGCCGCGAAGCTCGGCGTCTCCATCGCCGGCCTCGCCCGCGCGGGCGTCACCGAGCCCCTCACCACCGAGCAGATCGAGGCGCTGAAGCAGGAAGGCCCCGAGTGGCTCGAGCGGGAGCGCACCACTCAGGCGGAGGTCCGCAAGGAAGCGGAGCGGATCAAGAAGAAGAACGCCGAACGTCAGGCCTGA